A genomic window from Streptomyces sp. NBC_00234 includes:
- a CDS encoding L,D-transpeptidase family protein, with protein MTRTRVNAKGGGARTGAAVAVGMLAVTALAAGCTPETAGGAQRVTPSVKASPADAKPGSGASSPAPAASPSTEAPKPSPSRSTEAAPPPEILMSTGSQGARVRELQARLRQTGHFDRSPTGYYGTVTVTAVQSFQGKRGLPRTGGTDTVTWQKLLGMTRKPTAAELTPPTERPAAKPDERCMTGRVLCISKNSRTLSWMVDGRVVSSMDVRFGSQYTPTREGTFSVYWKSRHHVSTIYDTPMPYAMFFSGGQAVHYSSDFAARGYNGASHGCVNVRDEGKIASLFAQVKNGDKVVIYW; from the coding sequence ATGACACGTACCCGTGTGAACGCGAAGGGCGGCGGAGCGCGCACAGGCGCGGCGGTCGCCGTCGGCATGCTCGCCGTCACCGCTCTGGCCGCGGGCTGCACCCCGGAGACCGCCGGCGGGGCCCAGCGGGTGACACCTTCGGTGAAGGCGAGCCCCGCCGACGCGAAGCCGGGCAGCGGCGCGAGCAGCCCGGCGCCGGCCGCGAGCCCGTCCACCGAAGCACCGAAGCCCTCCCCGTCCAGGAGCACGGAGGCGGCTCCGCCGCCGGAGATCCTGATGTCGACGGGCTCCCAGGGCGCACGGGTACGGGAACTCCAGGCCCGGCTCCGCCAGACAGGGCACTTCGACCGCTCCCCCACGGGCTACTACGGAACCGTCACCGTCACGGCCGTGCAGTCCTTCCAGGGCAAGCGGGGCCTTCCCCGCACGGGCGGGACCGACACCGTCACCTGGCAGAAGCTCCTCGGGATGACGCGGAAGCCGACGGCGGCCGAGCTGACCCCGCCCACCGAACGTCCCGCGGCGAAGCCGGACGAGCGCTGTATGACGGGCCGTGTCCTGTGCATCAGCAAGAACAGCCGGACGCTGTCGTGGATGGTCGACGGCCGGGTCGTGTCCTCGATGGACGTGCGGTTCGGCTCGCAGTACACGCCCACCCGTGAGGGCACGTTCTCCGTGTACTGGAAGTCCCGTCACCATGTCTCGACGATCTACGACACTCCGATGCCGTACGCGATGTTCTTCAGCGGCGGCCAGGCCGTCCACTACTCGTCGGACTTCGCGGCCCGCGGCTACAACGGAGCCTCGCACGGCTGCGTGAACGTCCGGGACGAGGGGAAGATCGCCTCACTCTTCGCCCAGGTGAAGAACGGCGACAAGGTCGTCATCTACTGGTAG
- a CDS encoding acyl-CoA mutase large subunit family protein produces the protein MTRESESGLPIEPVYGPETLDGWDPAEKLGAPGAYPFTRGVYPSMYTGRPWTMRQYAGFGTATESNARYKQLIANGTMGLSVAFDLPTQMGHDSDAPLASGEVGKVGVAIDSIDDMRVLFGGIPLDKVSTSMTINAPASLLLLLYQLVAEEQGVPADRLTGTIQNDVLKEYIARGTYIFPPKPSLRLIADIFKYCRDEIPKWNTISISGYHMAEAGASPAQEIAFTLADGIEYVRTAVAAGMDVDDFAPRLSFFFVARTTILEEVAKFRAARRIWAKVMKEEFGAKNPKSLMLRFHTQTAGVQLTAQQPEVNLVRVAVQGLAAVLGGTQSLHTNSFDEAIALPTDKSARLALRTQQVLAYETDVTATVDPFAGSYVVEKMTDDVEAAALDLMLKVEDMGGAVNAIERGFQKNEIERSAYRVALETDSAERVVVGVNRFRLDEEEPYEPLRVDPAIEAQQAARLAKLRAERDQGAVDSALAELKKAAGGADNVLYPMKDALKARATVGEVCDALREVWGTYVPTDAF, from the coding sequence ATGACACGTGAGTCCGAGTCGGGACTGCCCATCGAGCCGGTCTACGGGCCGGAGACCCTCGACGGATGGGACCCGGCCGAGAAGCTGGGCGCGCCGGGCGCGTACCCCTTCACGCGTGGTGTCTACCCCAGCATGTACACCGGCCGGCCGTGGACGATGCGGCAGTACGCGGGCTTCGGCACGGCCACCGAGTCGAACGCCCGCTACAAGCAGCTGATCGCCAACGGCACGATGGGCCTCTCCGTCGCCTTCGACCTGCCCACCCAGATGGGGCACGACTCCGACGCGCCCCTCGCGTCCGGCGAGGTCGGCAAGGTCGGCGTGGCGATCGACTCGATCGACGACATGCGCGTGCTGTTCGGCGGGATTCCGCTGGACAAGGTCTCCACGTCGATGACGATCAACGCCCCCGCCTCCCTGCTGCTGCTCCTGTACCAACTGGTCGCGGAGGAGCAGGGAGTCCCGGCGGACAGGCTCACCGGCACGATCCAGAACGACGTGCTGAAGGAGTACATCGCCCGGGGCACGTACATCTTCCCGCCGAAGCCGTCCCTGCGGCTGATCGCCGACATCTTCAAGTACTGCCGCGACGAGATCCCGAAGTGGAACACCATCTCGATCTCCGGCTACCACATGGCCGAGGCCGGTGCCTCGCCCGCGCAGGAGATCGCGTTCACCCTGGCCGACGGCATCGAGTACGTCCGTACGGCGGTCGCGGCAGGCATGGACGTCGACGACTTCGCCCCCCGGCTCTCCTTCTTCTTCGTGGCGCGTACGACGATCCTCGAAGAGGTCGCCAAGTTCCGTGCCGCCCGCCGGATCTGGGCGAAGGTGATGAAGGAGGAGTTCGGCGCGAAGAACCCCAAGTCGCTGATGCTGCGCTTCCACACCCAGACCGCGGGTGTCCAGCTCACCGCCCAGCAGCCCGAGGTCAACCTGGTGCGCGTCGCGGTGCAGGGCCTGGCCGCTGTCCTCGGCGGCACCCAGTCGCTGCACACCAACTCCTTCGACGAGGCGATCGCGCTCCCGACCGACAAGTCCGCCCGTCTGGCCCTGCGCACCCAGCAGGTCCTGGCGTACGAGACGGACGTCACCGCCACCGTCGACCCGTTCGCCGGTTCGTACGTCGTGGAGAAGATGACCGACGACGTCGAGGCGGCGGCCCTTGACCTGATGCTCAAGGTCGAGGACATGGGCGGCGCCGTCAACGCGATCGAGCGCGGCTTCCAGAAGAACGAGATCGAGCGCAGCGCCTACCGTGTGGCGCTGGAGACGGACAGCGCGGAGCGCGTGGTCGTCGGCGTCAACCGCTTCCGGCTCGACGAGGAGGAGCCGTACGAGCCGCTCCGCGTCGACCCGGCGATCGAGGCCCAGCAGGCGGCCCGGCTGGCGAAACTGCGCGCCGAACGCGACCAGGGCGCGGTGGACTCGGCCCTGGCCGAGCTGAAGAAGGCGGCGGGCGGGGCGGACAACGTCCTCTACCCGATGAAGGACGCGCTGAAGGCGCGGGCGACGGTGGGCGAGGTCTGCGACGCGCTGCGGGAGGTCTGGGGGACGTACGTCCCCACGGACGCGTTCTGA
- the leuE gene encoding leucine efflux protein LeuE, protein MLGVTDLPTYLAGLVLIILLPGPNSLYVLSVAARRGVRTGYVAAAGVWTGDTVLMTLSALGAASLLQTTPLLFALVKYAGAGYLTWLAIGMLRAAVSMWRDRRRRVEELTAESEAPAAAAAMERPYRRALVVSLFNPKAILFLISFFVQFVDPGYAYPALSFLLLGTLLQFASFLYLSMLIFGGTRLAAVFRRRKRLSAGATSAAGVLFLGFAAKLSFSSV, encoded by the coding sequence ATGCTGGGTGTCACCGATCTTCCGACCTATCTCGCCGGCCTCGTGCTGATCATTCTTCTGCCGGGCCCGAATTCGCTGTACGTACTGTCCGTCGCCGCCCGCCGCGGCGTACGCACCGGTTATGTGGCCGCCGCGGGGGTCTGGACCGGGGACACCGTGCTGATGACCCTGTCCGCGCTGGGCGCCGCCTCCCTGCTCCAGACGACGCCGCTGCTCTTCGCGCTCGTCAAGTACGCGGGCGCGGGCTATCTGACCTGGCTGGCCATCGGCATGCTGCGGGCCGCCGTGTCCATGTGGCGCGACCGGCGCCGGCGGGTCGAGGAGCTGACGGCGGAGTCCGAGGCGCCGGCGGCGGCTGCGGCGATGGAGCGGCCCTACCGCCGCGCCCTGGTCGTCAGCCTCTTCAACCCGAAGGCGATCCTGTTCCTGATCTCCTTCTTCGTGCAGTTCGTCGACCCGGGCTACGCCTACCCGGCCCTGTCCTTCCTGCTGCTGGGCACCCTGCTCCAGTTCGCCAGCTTCCTGTACCTCTCGATGCTGATCTTCGGCGGCACCCGACTGGCCGCCGTCTTCCGCCGCCGCAAGCGGCTGTCGGCGGGGGCCACGTCGGCGGCGGGCGTGCTGTTCCTGGGATTCGCGGCGAAGCTCTCGTTCAGCAGCGTCTGA
- a CDS encoding FAD-dependent monooxygenase: MELNSVKETRVLIVGAGPTGLALACDLARRGVTALVVEQAPALFPGSRGKGIQPRTREVLDDLGVGDAVRAHGAAAPIGMTWQDGERQGEYDMFRRAAPTDAEPYGEPWMMPQWRTQEILLARLRELGGDVVLSTALTALTQDEHGVTAELSTGQVRASYLVAADGGRSTVRRALGVAMAGESVDPAPMLVADVRIAESALDRLSWHIFMGESGYTTLCPLPGTADFQLVAQFKDGEPDTSPEGVRALVAARTHLAADDVTEVRWSSDFRPRAALADRFRVGRVLLAGDAAHVHSPAGGQGLNTSIQDAYNLGWKLGMVLLHGADPALLDSYEEERRPVAAEMLGLSTRIHRGEQERGAATQQLGLGYRGSLLSSGRAGALVSGDRAPDGPTDDGPRLFDVFKGPHFTLLAVGTTVELPSFEGELVRIHRTAAYEAYGKGLFLVRPDGYIGWAGDDPASLVPYLARLGIAPR; this comes from the coding sequence ATGGAACTTAACAGCGTTAAGGAAACTCGGGTGCTGATCGTCGGCGCGGGCCCCACCGGTCTGGCCCTGGCCTGCGATCTGGCCCGCAGGGGCGTGACCGCCCTCGTCGTCGAGCAGGCGCCCGCACTCTTCCCCGGCTCACGCGGCAAGGGCATCCAGCCGCGCACGAGGGAGGTGCTCGACGACCTCGGCGTAGGCGACGCCGTGCGGGCCCACGGCGCCGCGGCGCCCATCGGGATGACCTGGCAGGACGGTGAGCGGCAGGGCGAGTACGACATGTTCCGCCGGGCGGCGCCGACGGACGCGGAGCCGTACGGGGAGCCCTGGATGATGCCGCAGTGGCGGACCCAGGAGATCCTGCTCGCCCGGCTGCGCGAACTGGGCGGCGACGTCGTCCTCTCGACCGCCCTGACAGCACTCACCCAGGACGAGCACGGGGTGACCGCCGAGCTCTCCACCGGGCAGGTCCGGGCCTCCTACCTCGTCGCGGCGGACGGCGGACGGTCGACGGTCCGGCGGGCACTCGGCGTTGCGATGGCGGGCGAGAGCGTCGACCCGGCGCCGATGCTGGTCGCCGACGTCCGGATCGCCGAGTCCGCCCTCGACCGGCTCAGCTGGCACATCTTCATGGGCGAGTCCGGCTACACGACGCTCTGCCCGCTGCCCGGTACGGCGGACTTCCAACTGGTCGCCCAGTTCAAGGACGGCGAGCCCGACACCTCCCCGGAGGGCGTCCGGGCCCTGGTCGCCGCCCGTACCCACCTGGCCGCCGACGACGTCACCGAGGTGCGCTGGTCCTCGGACTTCCGGCCGCGCGCCGCGCTGGCGGACCGCTTCCGGGTGGGCCGGGTCCTCCTCGCGGGCGACGCCGCCCATGTGCACTCCCCGGCGGGCGGCCAGGGCCTGAACACCAGCATCCAGGACGCGTACAACCTGGGCTGGAAGCTCGGCATGGTCCTGCTGCACGGCGCGGACCCGGCCCTCCTGGACAGCTACGAGGAGGAGCGGCGGCCCGTGGCCGCCGAGATGCTCGGCCTGTCGACCCGCATCCACCGGGGCGAGCAGGAGCGCGGCGCCGCCACCCAGCAGCTGGGACTCGGCTACCGAGGGAGCCTGCTGTCCTCCGGCCGGGCGGGCGCCCTCGTGTCCGGGGACCGCGCCCCGGACGGTCCCACGGACGACGGCCCGCGCCTCTTCGATGTCTTCAAGGGCCCGCACTTCACCCTGCTGGCGGTCGGTACGACCGTCGAACTGCCTTCGTTCGAGGGCGAGCTGGTCCGCATCCACCGGACGGCCGCGTACGAGGCGTACGGGAAGGGGCTGTTCCTGGTGCGGCCCGACGGCTATATCGGCTGGGCGGGCGACGACCCTGCGAGCCTCGTCCCGTACCTCGCGCGGCTCGGCATCGCGCCGCGCTGA
- a CDS encoding TetR/AcrR family transcriptional regulator C-terminal domain-containing protein, with amino-acid sequence MGTPKIDRARVADTALRLLNDVGLDGLSLRAIARELDVKAPALYWHFKDKQALLDEMATVMYRRMLDEDLPRVTPETWQQQLVAYNSGLRTALLRYRDGAKVYSGARFTGNDHAEGLEAHLRTMTDAGFGLRQAVRAGTVAYAYTMGFVTEEQGVRPMPDERREGYDIGERAERMERFPLAAAAGAEIFDGYDERFEDGLWLIVAGIEARYGPR; translated from the coding sequence GTGGGTACTCCGAAGATCGACCGGGCGCGCGTCGCCGACACCGCGCTGCGGCTGCTGAACGACGTGGGCCTCGACGGGCTGAGCCTGCGTGCCATCGCCAGGGAACTGGACGTCAAGGCACCCGCGCTGTACTGGCACTTCAAGGACAAGCAGGCGTTGCTCGACGAGATGGCCACGGTCATGTACCGCCGGATGCTCGACGAGGACCTGCCCCGCGTCACCCCGGAGACCTGGCAGCAGCAGCTCGTCGCGTACAACAGCGGGCTCCGTACGGCGCTGCTGCGCTACCGCGACGGTGCGAAGGTCTACAGCGGTGCCAGATTCACCGGGAACGACCACGCCGAAGGGCTCGAAGCCCATCTGCGGACCATGACCGACGCAGGGTTCGGCCTGCGGCAGGCCGTACGGGCGGGCACCGTCGCCTACGCGTACACGATGGGCTTCGTCACCGAGGAGCAGGGCGTCCGGCCGATGCCCGACGAGCGGCGCGAGGGCTACGACATCGGCGAGCGCGCGGAGCGGATGGAACGGTTCCCGCTCGCGGCGGCGGCCGGGGCCGAGATCTTCGACGGCTACGACGAGCGCTTCGAGGACGGCCTGTGGCTGATCGTCGCGGGCATCGAGGCACGGTACGGGCCGCGCTGA
- a CDS encoding glycosyltransferase family 2 protein has translation MPKLSVVVPLHNVAPYADTTLGSLARNTDSDVEFLLVDDCSTDGTPSVIDRWARRLPQARVIRHDTNVGIAAARNSGIEAASGEFLTFLDGDDWYAPGHLSRLLRAAEELDVDFVRNDHVQSTGTTRVIRRAPARVRDEAVDPRAGIAYPDMETMVDYPFVWAGLYHRRLFEDGAMRFDAELRTAEDRLWTWRLHLQARSYAALGLYGIFYRRGVTTSLTQIKDSRQLDFFPAYDTLLRELAQDRDAELLLPKAVRTYCALIAFHGERSTDYEAATARRLRLASTGALHRMPQQVLDDTLNTMDTKRSTVLRRLRDKQKAA, from the coding sequence GTGCCAAAACTGTCCGTTGTCGTACCGCTCCACAATGTCGCCCCGTACGCCGACACCACCTTGGGCAGTCTCGCCCGCAACACGGATTCGGACGTCGAATTCCTGCTGGTGGACGACTGCTCCACGGACGGGACACCGTCCGTCATCGACCGCTGGGCCCGGCGGCTGCCACAGGCCAGGGTCATCAGACACGACACGAACGTGGGCATCGCGGCGGCGCGCAACAGCGGCATCGAGGCGGCGAGCGGTGAGTTCCTCACCTTCCTCGACGGCGACGACTGGTACGCCCCCGGCCATCTGTCCCGGCTGCTGCGCGCGGCGGAGGAACTGGACGTCGACTTCGTCCGCAACGACCACGTCCAGTCGACCGGCACCACCCGTGTCATCCGCCGCGCCCCCGCCCGGGTGCGGGACGAGGCGGTCGACCCGCGGGCCGGGATCGCGTACCCGGACATGGAGACGATGGTCGACTACCCCTTCGTCTGGGCCGGGCTGTACCACCGCCGGCTCTTCGAGGACGGTGCCATGCGCTTCGACGCGGAACTGCGCACGGCCGAGGACCGGCTGTGGACCTGGCGGCTGCATCTGCAGGCGCGGAGCTATGCGGCCCTGGGGCTCTACGGGATCTTCTACCGGCGCGGAGTGACCACGTCCCTGACCCAGATCAAGGACTCCCGTCAGCTGGACTTCTTCCCCGCCTACGACACCCTCCTCCGGGAGCTCGCGCAGGACCGGGACGCGGAACTCCTGCTGCCCAAGGCGGTCCGTACGTACTGCGCGCTGATCGCCTTCCACGGAGAGCGGTCCACCGACTACGAGGCCGCGACCGCCCGCCGGCTCAGACTCGCGTCGACCGGCGCTCTGCACCGCATGCCCCAGCAGGTGCTGGACGACACCCTGAACACGATGGACACCAAGCGCAGCACAGTGCTCCGGCGCCTGCGTGACAAGCAGAAGGCCGCCTGA
- a CDS encoding polysialyltransferase family glycosyltransferase, protein MPTRTQIFQVSTLYGAATLAAALDAGQFGPPSDSRRILLLCNNAAVPEATPGPDALCGYDRIAARFDSVISWNEAISPYHPNGWGPRAEETVLWQRAFRLAWGLGDGPVELALESIQVNPARALAAIFSESALHVYADGLMSYGPTRNKLPLSLGCRIRRVLHLDLVPGLRPMLLSEFDVEPELVPADAMRKVLGEIAGSADGDPQLTEVVAQAPTAVLLGQYLAALGILTAEEEEDLHIRMLRGAARAGHTSVLFKPHPTAPARYSEALDAAAAEAGVRLTTMNTPLLAETLFERCAPTLVVGCFSTAMLTAAAYYGIPVARVGTGPLLDRLTPYENSNRVPLTIVDHLVPDLEEHAADGVPALPASAPDTLGPLVRTVGYCMQSRLHPSLRGEAEAWLRERLDSGTQHYFKRRRLGKLSLPGGSVQGAAVRLRRTARRTRAGLGF, encoded by the coding sequence ATGCCCACGCGCACCCAGATCTTCCAGGTCTCCACCCTGTACGGGGCCGCCACCCTCGCCGCCGCGCTCGACGCCGGCCAGTTCGGACCACCGTCGGACAGCCGCCGCATCCTGCTGCTGTGCAACAACGCCGCGGTCCCGGAGGCGACTCCCGGCCCGGACGCGCTGTGCGGTTACGACCGCATCGCCGCCCGCTTCGACTCCGTCATCAGCTGGAACGAGGCGATCAGCCCCTACCACCCGAACGGCTGGGGGCCGCGCGCCGAGGAGACCGTGCTCTGGCAGCGCGCCTTCCGGCTGGCCTGGGGCCTGGGCGACGGACCCGTGGAACTGGCCCTGGAATCCATCCAGGTCAACCCGGCCCGCGCGCTCGCCGCGATCTTCTCCGAGAGCGCCCTGCACGTCTACGCGGACGGCCTCATGAGCTACGGGCCGACCCGCAACAAGCTGCCGCTGTCCCTGGGCTGCCGCATCCGGCGGGTCCTCCACCTCGACCTGGTCCCCGGCCTCAGGCCGATGCTCCTGTCCGAGTTCGACGTGGAGCCCGAGCTCGTCCCCGCGGACGCCATGCGCAAGGTCCTCGGCGAGATCGCCGGGTCCGCGGACGGCGACCCGCAGCTCACCGAGGTGGTGGCCCAGGCACCCACCGCCGTGCTCCTCGGGCAGTACCTCGCGGCCCTCGGCATCCTCACCGCCGAGGAGGAGGAGGACCTGCACATCCGCATGCTGCGGGGCGCGGCCCGGGCCGGCCACACGTCCGTCCTCTTCAAGCCGCACCCGACCGCCCCCGCCCGCTACTCCGAGGCGCTGGACGCCGCGGCGGCCGAGGCCGGGGTCCGGCTCACGACGATGAACACCCCGTTGCTGGCCGAGACCCTCTTCGAGCGGTGCGCGCCCACGCTCGTCGTCGGCTGCTTCTCCACGGCGATGCTGACCGCCGCCGCGTACTACGGCATTCCCGTCGCCCGCGTCGGCACGGGGCCGCTGCTGGACCGCCTCACCCCGTACGAGAACAGCAACCGTGTGCCGCTGACGATCGTCGACCACCTCGTGCCCGACCTGGAGGAGCACGCCGCCGACGGGGTGCCCGCCCTGCCCGCGAGCGCACCCGACACCCTCGGCCCCCTGGTCCGTACGGTCGGCTACTGCATGCAGTCCCGCCTCCATCCGTCGCTGCGCGGTGAGGCCGAGGCATGGCTGCGCGAGCGGCTGGACAGCGGCACGCAGCACTACTTCAAGCGGCGACGCCTCGGAAAGCTGTCGCTGCCGGGCGGCAGCGTCCAGGGCGCCGCGGTCCGGCTGCGCAGGACCGCCCGGCGCACCCGTGCCGGCCTGGGCTTCTGA
- a CDS encoding acyltransferase, translated as MSSTVPIAPVTPDAVAPAGRTEREHRYDVDLIRLLASVGVILCHSGSAFLDAVGRTEAGGSGVYWAGIVGDSASRFAVPVFFAIAGWVILVGAPPKDGRRLRQRIVRILVPLGAWTVIYLAWGRWRGTNDGPVGELARDALFGSVRPAFHLWYLYAYVPVILLLAFVVMVKSGKRPWGLGAALLALALAPVFLGDVGRLTGWDMPRLGWTFSPYQLVYAVAGALLVALPAGAAGRWRAPWALLAAAGFAGVVWYQHDVHYAIPYGSLFVALFTGGVLLSLHRLRIPGRLRPHLVVLGNASFGAYLVHLLVLTALSRWFVSEDLGPAAAAAALAGLVAATTLLSFGAALLWGRLGLNRLLG; from the coding sequence ATGTCATCCACCGTGCCCATCGCCCCCGTCACCCCGGACGCCGTCGCTCCGGCCGGCCGGACGGAGCGCGAACACCGCTACGACGTCGACCTGATCAGGCTGCTGGCCTCCGTGGGAGTGATCCTCTGCCACTCCGGCTCCGCGTTCCTGGACGCCGTGGGGCGTACGGAGGCGGGGGGCTCCGGCGTCTACTGGGCGGGGATCGTGGGCGACTCCGCCAGCCGCTTCGCCGTCCCGGTCTTCTTCGCGATCGCCGGCTGGGTGATCCTGGTCGGCGCCCCGCCGAAGGACGGCAGACGGCTGCGGCAGCGGATCGTGCGCATCCTGGTGCCGCTCGGCGCGTGGACGGTGATCTACCTCGCCTGGGGCAGATGGCGCGGCACGAACGACGGACCGGTCGGTGAGCTGGCACGGGACGCGCTCTTCGGCTCGGTCCGGCCCGCGTTCCACCTCTGGTACCTGTACGCGTACGTGCCGGTCATCCTGCTGCTGGCGTTCGTCGTGATGGTGAAGTCGGGCAAGCGGCCCTGGGGCCTCGGCGCCGCGCTGCTGGCTCTCGCGCTGGCCCCGGTGTTCCTCGGTGACGTGGGCCGGCTCACCGGCTGGGACATGCCCCGGCTCGGCTGGACGTTCAGCCCGTACCAGCTCGTCTACGCGGTCGCGGGGGCGCTGCTCGTGGCCCTGCCGGCCGGTGCGGCGGGCCGGTGGCGCGCCCCGTGGGCGCTGCTGGCGGCGGCGGGCTTCGCGGGTGTGGTCTGGTACCAGCACGACGTCCACTACGCGATTCCGTACGGAAGCCTCTTCGTCGCCCTGTTCACCGGCGGTGTGCTCCTCTCGCTGCACCGGCTGCGGATTCCCGGCCGGCTGCGCCCGCACCTGGTCGTGCTGGGCAACGCCTCGTTCGGCGCCTATCTGGTCCATCTGCTGGTGCTCACCGCGCTCTCGCGGTGGTTCGTCTCCGAGGACCTGGGACCGGCCGCGGCTGCTGCCGCCCTCGCCGGACTCGTCGCCGCGACCACGCTGCTGTCGTTCGGCGCCGCGCTGCTCTGGGGCCGTCTGGGGCTGAACCGACTGCTGGGCTGA
- a CDS encoding polysialyltransferase family glycosyltransferase yields MSTRILCASTLHGAAVLAAAVDAGCFSPTDRRILLVSNNAAEPEASPSLDELPGFDALRDRFDEVLSWNAAIAPLHPLGWAPRPGDAPLWERHLRRLWELGDDEVELTVESIEDSPASAVTGIFPGTPIDVYADGLTGYGPTGSKIDPLLGTRVRRLLHLGLVPGTEPLLLTEFGVRSEIVPDDAYRAVLRKVGAASPAPEVPCRAPALLLGRSAGETPDPDAELHLRMLRGAAALGHRGIVFKPHPAAPARSYRALEAEAERLGVELTVLEPSVVAETLFEQLRPALVVGCFSATLFTARHLYGLDVARTGTREVLERLTPFENGSRVPVVLAHTLLPELGTGVTEAPGNPDRLVTALGFVMQPRVHAELRPAATAYLADGITPAELELFPRRRLTVLGLPGGLPGRLAALSRNPALRRAAVRARRLGRTVLR; encoded by the coding sequence ATGAGCACTCGTATCCTCTGCGCATCCACCCTGCACGGTGCGGCGGTGCTGGCCGCCGCCGTCGACGCGGGCTGCTTCAGCCCCACGGACCGGCGGATCCTCCTGGTGAGCAACAACGCCGCCGAGCCGGAGGCCAGCCCCTCCCTCGACGAACTGCCGGGATTCGACGCACTCCGTGACCGTTTCGACGAGGTGCTCTCCTGGAACGCGGCGATCGCACCGCTCCACCCCCTGGGCTGGGCCCCGCGGCCCGGGGACGCCCCCCTGTGGGAACGGCACCTGCGGCGCCTCTGGGAACTGGGCGACGACGAGGTCGAGTTGACCGTCGAGTCCATCGAGGACAGTCCCGCGTCCGCCGTCACCGGCATCTTCCCGGGCACTCCCATCGATGTGTACGCGGACGGGCTGACGGGCTACGGCCCCACCGGCAGCAAGATCGACCCGCTGCTGGGGACGCGGGTGCGCCGGCTCCTCCATCTCGGTCTGGTGCCCGGTACGGAGCCGTTGCTGCTGACGGAGTTCGGTGTGCGGTCGGAGATCGTTCCGGACGACGCCTACCGCGCGGTCCTGCGGAAGGTCGGCGCGGCCTCGCCCGCACCGGAGGTCCCGTGCCGCGCCCCGGCGCTCCTCCTCGGCCGGAGCGCCGGAGAGACACCGGACCCCGACGCGGAACTGCACCTGCGGATGCTGCGCGGCGCCGCCGCACTGGGGCACCGGGGCATCGTCTTCAAGCCGCACCCCGCGGCGCCCGCCCGCTCGTACCGCGCGCTGGAGGCGGAGGCCGAACGGCTGGGCGTGGAACTGACCGTGCTCGAACCGAGCGTGGTCGCCGAGACGCTGTTCGAGCAGCTGCGGCCCGCCCTCGTCGTGGGCTGTTTCTCGGCCACGCTGTTCACCGCCCGGCACCTGTACGGCCTCGACGTCGCGCGCACCGGGACGCGGGAGGTGCTGGAGCGCCTCACCCCGTTCGAGAACGGCAGCCGTGTCCCGGTGGTGCTCGCCCATACCCTGCTGCCCGAGCTGGGAACGGGCGTCACCGAGGCACCCGGCAACCCGGACCGGCTCGTCACCGCGCTCGGCTTCGTGATGCAGCCCCGCGTCCACGCGGAGCTGCGGCCGGCCGCCACCGCGTACCTCGCGGACGGCATCACACCCGCCGAACTGGAGCTCTTCCCGCGCCGCAGGCTGACCGTGCTCGGTCTCCCCGGCGGTCTGCCCGGAAGGCTCGCCGCGCTCTCCCGCAATCCGGCCCTGCGCCGGGCGGCGGTACGCGCCCGGCGACTGGGACGGACCGTGCTGCGCTGA